The Cucurbita pepo subsp. pepo cultivar mu-cu-16 chromosome LG15, ASM280686v2, whole genome shotgun sequence genome contains the following window.
GTACAATATACcatttttgctttctttttgaaCATTTATAGAAGCTATTACTGTTTTCATTGAAAGTTGTTGCCCTCAGCCTATATGAAGAGCTgaaaaacagaagaaatgTGGCACCATCTGAAAAACAGAGAACTTTATGACATGTACATTTGTGATATCTTGCAGCCACAGTTGTGTCCACCCTTGTCTAGAGTTGAGACTGCTGGTCTAACTTGTCCTCGTAGTTCttttatagcgtttttttTGCTATGCAATCGCTCTGCTACAGATTGATCAGGACTCGTAAATCATCACAGTTTTGTTCAAACCTTTAACTATTCACAcagaaagaaaatcatttgATACAATATGTATACAGCATGGTGAAAGAAGTTGATAGGTGTTTAGCATTCCTTACCTTCTCTCTGTTGGGATGAAAgtcttttgttctttaatgTCTTTGGATAGCTATGAATTATCACAGAAACAAGACTCGATCCATTCCGATAGTTGTGGAATAAGAACAAGTTTGAGCTCTTCTTCTGTGTCAAATTCGTTTAAGTGGGGAGGGAAGTTGAAAGCTCAAGACCATCAAATCAATCTTCTATAGTTTCACCCGACGAGTCATCTAGTGTAGTCGAGTCGATAGAGTTGTGAGTCGTATGGACAATGGTGAGAGAACCATCCACATTACCGGATTCAAATCTTTGGCGTTTTTCCACTATATCTGCAACCTTGTTCTTAAACTCTTCATCTGTGCAAGCTAACATGGAACGCAGATTGAGATTTATACAATTCTCAACCAGAACTTGATGCCTAGGAATGATGCGCCCCTCCAGAGAATAGCTGAAAAACCTGTATATAATATCATAAGAACTTTTGGCTCAACAAAATTATGAGCTTCATTGTACATCAAATGAACACGATTGAACCAAACGACCTTTTCGATCCTTTGCTTTCGGTTTTCTAGCtgaattattttcaaactaaGCTTATGAGAAGTTAGTATATGCATATGCTGATTCTTACCTTGGAAAGTCTATAATATCTTGCAGAGGGCGAACCATGGTTCTCCGCAAATATTGATACTTTGGTCGAAGAATGTCGATATTATATCGTAGCAGCATAGGAAAATCAGCAATCATTTCTCCTAGAGTCCGGGTATGTATGCCGAGTGACAGAAAATACTTTAGATTGACCTCAAGCTTATGCACTATGCTATAACCAAAAAGTTCCGGTCCCAAAGCTATAACTTTCCCAATGTCTTTCTCCCTGACTCCTGCTTTAGTCATCAAGAATATGACCTGCATGGTTTTACAGTCAAGACTGTTGAGCAtatcttaatgaaagtttttaaCTTTCTCTTATAGTAGTAGAGAAGAGACAATATTGTGTTCTTGGGAAGGAAAAACCATCGAACATTCAACATATTTGGCATGAGATAATGTCTTATTTGTCGCCCACAATGTGAAAAATGGATATGATCAGTCCAATAGAACCAAGTAACACGAAGTAGGACGAAGGAAGTCCACATCTAAACATTTCAGGCACTCTCTACCATCTCGCTCGGGTGTTATAGTGTACATTTGTTGATAGCATATGAACTCGATCTTGAGATTATATTGCCATCATAGAGAAGACACTCATGTTATCACCGTTTAAGAGGGCTATCTCGCCCCCTATCTCAAAGTTTTTGCCCCATTGAACCCTCCGATCCACATTATGACCAGCCTTTTATGAACATTTTGAACAAAGTCTACTCCTTATACAAAGTCGTTGTAACATAATGATGTTTTAACATTCCCAGCCCtactgctagtaaatatttCAGATAATTTAGATAGTCaactttgggcttttccttctaggcttcccctcaaggttttaaaacgcttctgctagggagaggcttcaacactcttataaggaatgctttgtttccctctccaaccaatgtgggatcttacgaAAGGATGCACGCACCATAAAGATACTATGGAGATAACTTCCCAACCTCTTTATATGGGAATTCTTTCTTCGGGTTCaattcaacaaataaatagTCTGAACTATAGTATAAAAAGACAGAATACAGAGGTTAATGAACTCACAACAGGGCGGATTTTCTTGTACAGGCTGAATGTCAATAATGATGGAAACTTCACAAGCATGTTACTAATCCCGTCATCTCGAACTCCTATGTCTCTGAAGAATTGCACCTTcatcacacacacacaaaaaaaagaaaaaacacatcTTAATCATAGATATTCGTTCGTTCTTCATTACTCAGTTCATCTTTTGTCGTAAAATATTGACATGAAACATGAAACATGAAAGGAATACCTTTGGCACAATGATGGTCTCCAGATCAAGGCAGAAAACCACTGGCTTTATTGTAAGCATCCTCCTCAAACCATCTTTGGAAATTCCAAGATAGTAGAAGTACTTAACAAGAGGCTTCCATTTACCCTCAATGCTACCATTCATCAACTGTGGTTTGTATGCCAGTAATCTGCCTATATCCTCAATCTCAAGCCCGAACTCCTTTAAATAGTTGACCTGGATGAACACGACGACTAGCACCTCATGTTAGCGAATACCCGATCAGAAAAGTGATTCATATATCACTACATGTTATAGAACAGAAAATCTTAAGTTACATTATTCCCACTGCTTGGAGATGATAGAAAGCAAAGACAAGAAAAtgagtgagatcccacatcagttgattaggagaacgaaacattatttataagggtgtgaaaaccgcTCCCtggtagacacgttttaaaaaccttgaggagaagcccgaaagggaaagcccaaaaagaaaaatatatgctAGAAGTGgccttgggttgttacaaatggtatcaaatccAGATTCCGGGCAATGTGTCAGTGAGTGgattggggagtcccacatcgattggagaagggaatgagtgtcagcgaggacattgagccctaaagggggtagattgtgatatcccacatcggttggggaggagaataaaacattctttataagggtgtagaagcCTCTCGCTAGCAGACGCGTTCTAGAAAcattgaagggaagcccgaaatggagaacccaaagaagacaatatctgctaacggtgggcttgagccgttacaaaaaCATTACTACAACTAGAAATCCTTAAATCATTATCATCCAAACTTCCCTCTCCTCATGGATTAAGTAGAAACTatactcaaaattcaaatgctAAGTTACAATTTAAGAGAACATaccttttggttcatatcttCAAGAGTATACTGACCAAGCACCTTAGGGAAATCAAAGACCATTGTACCAAAGTCTTTCTCATTCATACCCATATTCAAGAAGAACTCCACACGACTTTTCAGTTCTTCCAAACTGTAAGACAGCAAATAAGGACATCGACTCATAACAAAGCCAATCCAAACCATTCTAACTCCATTACTCTCTAAGTAGCTCACAATTTCATCTAGTTCATCATTGCTGCGTTCCAATATATTCCCTCCAGCTTTAGTGAGTGTAAGTCCAAGATATCCTCCCTTTACATGAATCCCCTTCAGCCATTCCACAAGACGTCTAATCGATTCAAGCTTTCCCTTAGACATGCATATGAGCTTCCCTATCTGTGGATATGACAATGAGTTATGCTTCAACCACCTGTAAGAAGAAGGGTGAGTTTGGTAAGGTGCAAATTGCTTAAAGATTTTGAACTACTTGGAGATAGGCCATTACCTGATAAGAGGTACAACATTTGATTCTTCAATGACGGTCTTGGCACGAAGATTGAACGACAAATGAGCGAATTCAGGCAATTGCTTCATCGACGCCGCTTGAATCATTACAAAATCGATGAAATCAGGCAACCAACCGAGCAAATTGTCGGTGTAAGTGATTCCAAATTTCCCTTTCCGCATCGCCTCCTTGAAGATCTCGGAGGTTACCTTCCGGCGAATCTCTAGAGCTCTCCTTATTATCTTCCGGTCATCTTCGCCATCGAACTCACTTCCTGCATTTCGAAACAGAGATTGCAGGGGAGGAAGAGAAGAACCCACATCGGAATCACTCGGGGATTGAACATAAATCGATCCAGGAAATTGAGGGGTTCGTTTTCTCACAAGCGAGAGTTCGAGAAGCTTCACTTTCTCTTCTTCGGGCAAAGGGGGTTCTAGGTTTTGTGGATTTGGCGATTCGCCGGATGATAGGTACTGGTTGACAAGGGCGGCGGATTTGGAGTTGTGTTTGCGGGGTTCCGGCTGGATAGGATCGGAGACGTTGGTGGATGGTTTTTCCGTCGGATTGTTGCGGCGGAGATCAGCGGAGGCGACGGTGGCGTTGGGTTTCTGGTTGGAGGGGAGGTGGAGGACGACATTGGAGAGAGGATTGGGAGGGCGGAAATGAAGAGGACGGAGGTGGGGATGTGGGTTGGAGTatagagatgaagaagataaCATTATGGCTTTGTTCTGCTCAGAAATGGCGGGAGCAGCGGCTGTCAAGAAGATAGGACTATGGTCAAGTTTGGATTTGTTGGAGcatgggtttgggtttgggttttcGTGGGATTGGGTTCCAAAATCAAACCTCCTAGTCCTTGCCATGGCTCGTAAATAGTTCGGGGTCGTGACTAAGAGACCACCGATTTCGTTTGGTGGGTTACTGAGTCGAGAATGTCTGATAATTGAATTTATCTAGCTTCACCCAGTAAACTCTTCTTTTGTTGTGGGGTCGGAATAGCCCCATAACTTCTGGAGAAGGAATGCCTTGTTAAAAATGAGGTCACGATTTTCTTCTCTACCATGATGAATCGATTGATTTAATTAGGCATCACGCTTTCCTTTGTCCTTCCCCCGATGAGCTTTCGACCTCTAAGGTTCAAATATTAAACTCTCCCAATATCTCTTCTAAACTTATGGTTTTCTattgaaattacaaaacagGAGTGgaatttactatttttctcTAAGTTTTTCATAATTACGCGGGTTTATCATCTTAAGAATATCTATATCCA
Protein-coding sequences here:
- the LOC111811172 gene encoding transcription termination factor MTERF2, chloroplastic; this translates as MARTRRFDFGTQSHENPNPNPCSNKSKLDHSPIFLTAAAPAISEQNKAIMLSSSSLYSNPHPHLRPLHFRPPNPLSNVVLHLPSNQKPNATVASADLRRNNPTEKPSTNVSDPIQPEPRKHNSKSAALVNQYLSSGESPNPQNLEPPLPEEEKVKLLELSLVRKRTPQFPGSIYVQSPSDSDVGSSLPPLQSLFRNAGSEFDGEDDRKIIRRALEIRRKVTSEIFKEAMRKGKFGITYTDNLLGWLPDFIDFVMIQAASMKQLPEFAHLSFNLRAKTVIEESNVVPLIRWLKHNSLSYPQIGKLICMSKGKLESIRRLVEWLKGIHVKGGYLGLTLTKAGGNILERSNDELDEIVSYLESNGVRMVWIGFVMSRCPYLLSYSLEELKSRVEFFLNMGMNEKDFGTMVFDFPKVLGQYTLEDMNQKVNYLKEFGLEIEDIGRLLAYKPQLMNGSIEGKWKPLVKYFYYLGISKDGLRRMLTIKPVVFCLDLETIIVPKVQFFRDIGVRDDGISNMLVKFPSLLTFSLYKKIRPVVIFLMTKAGVREKDIGKVIALGPELFGYSIVHKLEVNLKYFLSLGIHTRTLGEMIADFPMLLRYNIDILRPKYQYLRRTMVRPLQDIIDFPRFFSYSLEGRIIPRHQVLVENCINLNLRSMLACTDEEFKNKVADIVEKRQRFESGNVDGSLTIVHTTHNSIDSTTLDDSSGETIED